Below is a window of Candidatus Zixiibacteriota bacterium DNA.
GGAGCAGGTGATCCTCGGCCACTGCATCGGCATGGGTCCAGTGATACAAATCGTGCGCGCCGATCAACACCGGTATGAAAGCCACAGCCAGCCAGGGAAGCTGCTGCATCAGGCCCTCGGAAATGCGGCGAAGTACCACACTCCAGCGCGACGCTGTCAGGTAGTGCAGCATGGTAAAGAACAGGCCCCCCAGGGCCAGCGAAAGCCAATAGACGAACGCCGTCAGCCAGGCATGATAGAACCGGGCGGAATCGCTGTACCAGCCCCAGGCGCCGGCTGCCAGGCCGACCACCCCGATCGCGAGCGCAATCGGGACGACTTTGCCCCGGTCCGTGATACGATATGTCTGAGAGTCGTATTTCACAGCAGTGCCAACTCCGATCAGCGGGGAACCTGAATGCCGATGGGCAGATCGTTTATAGTCGCATTGTGGCTTCGTTGCAGCGCCCGCACATAGCCGACAATCGACCACCGGTCATCGACCGGAATCTGATACTTGTAGGGCGGCATGGTGCGGATGCCGTTGCTGATCACCTCGAATATGTGACCGTCTTCGACATCGCGCAGGCGCTGCTCATGGAAACTCGGCGGCGGCAGCATCCCTCTCCTGACCATGATACTCTGGCTGTTCCCGAGGCGCCCGTGACACGGAGAACAGTAGATGTCATACCGCTCGCGGCCCCGCTGAAGCCTTTCCATGGACATTATGACCGGGGCCCCGGCGATAAGAACGCTGTCGGCATCGCGTCCGGTGTAGTAAAACGACGAGTCGGCGCGCAGCCATCCGCGCGCGACTGTCCCCTCTACCGGCTCACGCATGGCGGAGCCGTCGGCAAAAAACCGGCTCTCCGCCTGCCCCCTGACCTTCGGCTGATCGTCCATGTTCTGCACGATATGAACGGGGGGTTGGTCCGACGGCTGATGGCGCGAGCAGCCAGCAACCAACAGGATTGTCAGCGCTATGATTGATAGCCTCTTCATTCGCCCGCTACCACCTCGATATTTCGGCCGCCGATCGTCTCAAAAAACTTCCGCACGCGTTCGGGCTCGAAGTTGGGATCGTCGGACTCGATACTGATAATGAAGGCATCGTCGGAAAACCGCTTGAAGTTCTCCGAGTAAAAGTTGCCGTGAAACCACTGTGGCAGGCGGTTCAGGAAGAGCATGCCCACTACCGCCCCAAGCGCCGCGCCTAGAATAGTCAGGCCAAAAGTCACAATAATGAACGCCTGAAACGAAAAATACGGCTTGCCCGAAATCACAACAGGATAATCGACGGAGCTGGTCCACCACTGCATCCACATGCCGAACAGGCCGCCGCACAGGCCGCTAATTCCGGCGATATAACCGACTTTCGACCTTGGCAGCCCCATAGCGGCATCCATGCCATGAATCGGAAAAGGCGAATGGCAATCAAACTTCCTGTAGCCGGCGTCGCGCACTTTCTCGGCGGCCTTGAGGAGTTCACCGGACGTGGCGAATTCGGCCAGCACCGAGTAGACTCTCTTCTGCGTAGTCGTCGCCATCAATGTGTCCCTCCGTGGTGCGGGTCGGCCTGAGGAAGCACGGCCTTGACCTCGGACATGGCGATCATCGGCACGAAACGGGCGAACAGCAGAAATAACGTGAAGAACAGTCCGAACGAACCGACCAGCGTGGCTACGTCCCAGATAGTCGGTTTGTAGTAGTCCCAGCTCGACGGCAGGTAGTCACGCGCCAGCGACATGACGATCACGAAGCGCTCGAACCACATGCCGATGTTGATGAGGATTGATGCTACAAACATCACGGCCACGGTGCGCCGCCATTTCCTCACCCAGAAGAGCTGCGGCACGAGCACGTTGCAGGTGACCATAATCCAGTATGCCCAGGCGTACGGACCGAAGGCCCGGTTTATGAACGCGAACGACTCGTAGATGCTCCCCGAGTACCAGGCGATGAAGAACTCGCAGGCGTAGGCGTAGCCTACCATCATGCCGGTGACCAGCATGATCTTGTTCATCTTCTCGAGGTGATCCACCGTGATGAAGTCATGCAGGTTGAGCAGTTTTCTTGCGACCACCGCCAGCGACATGACCATCGCGAATCCGGAGAAGATCGCGCCCGCCACAAAGTAGGGCGGGAAAATCGTGGTGTGCCAGCCGGGAATAACTGACGTGGCAAAGTCGGTAGAAACTACCGAGTGCACGGACAGAACGAGCGGGGTCGATATGCCCGCCAGGATCAGGTAGGCGAGCTCGTAGTTCTTCCATTGGCGGTTTCCGCCCCGCCAGCCGAAACTGAGCAGGCCGAATACGAACTTGCGGACCCGGGTAACCGCACGGTCGCGCAGCGTGGCCAGATCAGGAATCAGTCCGACATACCAGAACAAGAACGAGCAGGTGAAATAGATCGACACCGCAAAAACGTCCCACAGCAGCGGCGACCGGAAGTTCGGCCACATGCCCATCTGGTTGGGCAGCGGGAAAACCCAGTAGATCACCCACACTCGGCCGACATGTATAGCCGGAAACATCAGCGCGCAGATAACCGCAAACAGCGTCATCGACTCTGAAAACCTGTTGATCGATGTCCGCCACCTCTGACGGAACAGGAAGAGCACCGCCGAGATGAGCGTACCCGCATGTCCAATACCGACCCAGAAGACGAAGTTCACGATATCGTAACCCCATCCGACCGGGACATTCAGGCCCCAGATACCAGTACCTTCCCAGAACAGGTAACCGATCGAGCCAATGAGCAGCAGGACAAAAGAGAAGGCCGCGCCGAATGACAGCAGCCAGACCATCGAGGTCTTGCGCTCGACAATCTCGCTGATTTTGTTGCTGATCGAGGCGAACGTATGTCCGCCCGTGACCAGCGGCGCCTCGGCGCCCGGGGGCAATCCTGTCTTCTCTACCACACTCATCGTCTAAAGCTCATCCGTGACCATGCTCGTCGGTCGGTTCGCGCCTGCTCGCCAGCGAAGGATGCGGATTGCGCAGCTTGGCCAGGTAGGTCGTTCTGGGCCGTACGTTCAACTCTTCCAGGACTCGGTACTTGCGATTATTCTTCTTGAGCCTCGAAACTTCACTGTCGGGATCGGCGATGTTGCCGAATACAATCGCCCTGGCCGGACAGGCCGACTGACAGGCGGTCCTGATTTCGCCGTCGGCCACCGGGCGGCCCTGGTTCTTGGCATTTGATTTGGCGACACTGATCCGTTGTATGCAATACGTACACTTCTCCATCACTCCACGGAAGCGCACGGTCACTTCCGGGTTCTGGGCCATCTGCACCACCTCCGGCAGGTCTTTTGTGTAATTGAAGAAGTTAAACCGGCGCACTTTGTACGGGCAGTTGTTGGAGCAGTAACGCGTCCCTATACACCGGTTGTACACCATGACATTAAGGCCCTCTGTGTCATGGTTGGTCGCCGCTACCGGGCAGACCTGCTCACAGGGGGCCATCTCGCAGTGCTGGCAGTTCATCGGCTGGACGGCAACCTCAGGGTCGTTGATATCGCCCGCATAGTAGCGATCGATTCGCATCCAATGCATTTCGCGCGCCCGGGCCACTTGCTCCCTGCCCACTACTGGTATGTTGTTTTCCGACTGGCAGGCAATCACACAGGCGTTGCAACCCGTACAGGCGTTCAGATCGATTGACATCCCCCACTGGTAGCCCTCGTCGTACTTGTGCTCGTTCCACATTGAAGCCAGCGACGGGTGTTCGATTTCTTTCGGGTAGAACTCCCCGCTTTCTTTGTAACCGGCCAGGGTGTTCTCGCGCACGATCGGCCGACCCTCCATGCTGCCATGATCCTGCGTACAGGCCATTTTGATTGTCCGGCCGGTCTTACGTACTTTCACACCTGACTCGAACCACATGTTCTCTGAAGTTCGAAGCGGGCTGACATCTACACCGACACCGTCGCCCACTTGTCCAGCCGCGGTGCGCCCGTACCCTAGAGCGACAGAGATCGAATTATCCACCTGACCCGGAGAAATCCAGGCGGGGATTTCAATCGAACGACCGCCCATATCGAGTTCGACCATGTCTTCGCTCTTCAAACCGAGAGCATCGGCCAGTTTGGGACTGATTAGCGCGGCGTTGCCCCACGTCAGCTTGGTGGCGGGATCAGGCAGCTCCTGCAACCAGGCGTTGTTGGCACAGCGGCCGTCGAATACGGCTCCACAGTTGAAGGAGACCTCCATATCATCCGAATGCGACGTTTCTAAAGACAACTGTACCGGGCTCACACTCGGCCGCACCGGCCCGGCATCTTTCGGATGAAACACTCCGTCGTGAAGTACCCGTCGCCAGTTGGCCTCGAAATCTCCGCTTAGAAAACGCTGCCGCCAGACTTCGCGTACCAGTTCATGAGCCGACTTCTCTTCCGCGGTCACGAGCAGGCCGGCAAACTCGATATCTCCGTGAGCGCCGTGGAGAGGGCGTATAGTCGGCTGCACCACGCTGACAGTGCCGTCGGCAGCGCGGGCATCTCCCCAACTTTCCAAGTAATTCGCGCGAGGCAGGTGCCAGGAGACGTTGGTCGACGTTTCATCCACGTGGGTCGCCAGGTGAACACGTGCCGGGACTTTCGACAGCGCCGCTTCGAACTCGAGGGTGCGCGGCGCATGATATACCGGGTTGCCGCCAAGCATGACGAGTGCCTGCACCTTACCGATGTTCATATCAGCGACCAGTGCACCAAGTCCTGCGGTGTCAGCGATCACCATGTCGGGGGATGGATGGAACGCCACCGTAGTGCCGATATTTCCCAGCGCCTGATTCAGCGCCATCACAATATGGTGGACAGCAGGCGGCTGGCGGCGACCAGCGATCACGAGAGACCGGCCACGATTGGCCAGCAGATCGTCGGCTAAAACTCGAAGCAGTATGGCATCGAACGAGTGGTCTGCTGTTTCTGGGATGAAACCGGCGCTGGTCCCACGCCTGTTCACCTCGGCCGCGAGTGCCGCCAGAAAACGAACCACGTCCCCACCGGAGCTCCTCACCCGGTGGTCAGCCATCATGCCGGTAATAGTCAGACTCGGTTCGACCGCATAGAGGCGATTCATCTCGTCCTGTTGCGAGAAGACCCCTCGCGCCTCGGAGAATCCGGCCGTATTCGCTATCGCATCACTCTCGGTACCCAGAAAATCGCAATCGAGAGCGAGGACCACTTTTGCATTGGCGAAGTCATACACTGGCTGAAGCACTTGGCCGGTGGCCAGCTCGATCCCTTTGTAGATGTTCTCGTCAGAGATCGGCTCCCAGGCCACCCACTTCGCTTTGGGAAATGTCTCATGGAACTGGCGCTTGAGCCGGGCCAGAGTCGGCGAGCTAAAAGTCTCGGAAAGCACCGCCAGCCCTTCCCCGCCGCCCTGCAGAAATCTCGCGTGCTGCTCTTTCCACCAGGCGACAAAATCTGCCCAGGACGCGGGGCTCCCGTCTCGCAGGACCGACTTGGAGCGATCTGGATCATACAAATCGAGTATGGATGCCTGGACTATCGGGTTGACCGCTCCGCGCGATGACGGATGCAACTCGTTGCCCTGAATGAACGTCGGGCGGCCCTCATAGGTAGTAACCACCACGCCAATTGCTGACAGACCGAAAGGCATAGTCGTAGCGTAGTAGTTGGGAACACCCGGATCGATCTGCTCGGGGCGCGTGACATACGGAACGATCTTCTCCACCGGCCGACGGCACGAGGTCAAGCCGGCCAGCGCCAGTGATGCCCCCATGGTGGTCAGAAACGACCGACGGGTCCAGGCGTTGTCGGCCAGTTCAACCGTGCCCCTCGGGAATTCCCGGTAGAGGAACTCCTTGAACTCGTCGGTCTGAGCCAACTGGTCAAGTGAACGCCAGTAATCTTTGCCCTTCGATTCCATCTCAATCTTCTATCTGTGGCACGCCGAACAATCGGTCGGGGGCTTGATGTTCTTCTCCAGCTCCCACTCGGCCACCCACTCGGCGTGCCCGGCGAGCTGTTCCCATTTCATATTCGTTACCTCGCTGACCGGCCGAAGATTGGGGTCCGGGTTCCGATGGCAGTCGAGACACCAGCTCATGCTGAGCGGCTTTGCCAGAGTGATTTCCGCCATCTCGGTTACATCGCCATGGCAACTGACACAGCCCACCCCGGCATTGACATGAGCCGAGTGATTGAAGTAGGCAAAATCGGGCAGGTTGTGCACGCGGACCCACTTCACCGGCAAGCCGGAGGTAAAGCTGCTGCGGATCAACTCCAGTTTATCACTCTCTGTCTTGACCAGAGTGTGGCAGTTCATGCAGGTGCGGGTGGGCGGCACATTGGCGCGCGCCTGCTTTTCCACGCTGGTATGACAATAACGACAATCGATGCCCAGATCACCGGCATGAATCTTATGGGAGTACTCGACCGGCTGTTTGGGTCGATACCCCACATCCGTGTACTCAGGAGAGAAATAGTACCAGACAAACCAGACGGCGCCTATCAAACCCAGCACCCCGCCTACCGCAGCAACGGTCGGCACGTAGTTGGTCCATTTAGGGAATATCTGTGCCAAAGGTCAAATCTCTGTCGCTGTAATAACCCAGTCCCTACGCCAAACAGGGATTAGCGGAAAAGAACCAAACCAAATTCCTGTCACCTGCCGCCTGGTTGTCGAAATCGGCACCCAAAATAGAGAATCGACCGCCGCTGTCAACATTTTCCTGTTGCTGTCATACCGAGTCAGACGAAATCGGCTGTCGACTCAAAACCAGTTGGCGATCCGGGAATCTATCAGGAGCGCCAAAAATAGCCCAAAAAGGTACAAGATCGAAAACCGGAACAGCCCACGAACCCTCTCCATGGAGCCGCTTCTCAGCGCGCCTACGCTCCGCCACAGAAAGACCAGGCCGAGAGTCGCCGCAAACGCCAGATAGACCCAGCCCGCCCCGAATAGCCCGGGCAGCAGCGATGTCACCACCAGCATGACGGCGTACACCAGCATTTGCCTGAGCGTAGAGCGCTCACCCCGCACAAGAGGCATCATCGGTAAGCCGGTGAGGCGGTAATCGTCCTTGTAGGCGATTGCGAGCGCCCAGAAGTGGGGCGGGGTCCAAAAGAATATGATCCCGAACATGAGCCAGGGGAGCCAGCCGGTTGTCCCGGTTGCCGCTGCCCATGCTCCTACCGGAGCCATGGCGCCGGCCGCGCCGCCGATAACAATATTCTGCGCCGTGGTCGGCTTAAGTACCAGAGTATAAAACAGTCCGTAAAACAGAATGGTCGCCAGCGCCAGCAGCGCCGCCAGCCAATTGAAGAAAAGGGCGAGGATCACTAACCCCGCAATGCCAATAGCGACCGAGAAGGTCAGGGCGCTGCCGGGTGAGAGCCGGCGTTGGGGCAGCGGCCGCCGTCCGGCGGTGCGGCTCATCAACGCATCCAGATCGCGCTCGAAATACTGATTGAGCGAGTTGGCACATCCGCCGGTCAGAAACAAAGCCACCATGAAGAGTAGGAAACGCCACGGCTGAGCCAGCATGCTGCCCTCGACCACGAGCGCAGTCGCACCCGTGAAGATGACCAGCAGCATGATGGTCGGTTTGGTCAGTTTCAGGTATTCAGCTACTGTTGCGGACATGGCTGTTTTCCAAAATCAACTGTCTCAACCGGTCTGCTCGGGAATGGTTCCCGCGGAGTGTGAACCTCGAAGAGCAGGCCCGAACGGCTCGCGTCAGGGCTCCACGATACCGCGTTCCGCCATCCGAGCAAACATAATTTGATCACTCCCCTCTGCAACCGCCGCCCGGAGAGCCGGCATCCCTAACCGCTCTCGGATCTGTCATGGCGCTTGGCCCGCGGGCGCAGTCGAATTATATTGGGCGGCGGCAGTCGACACAAACTCAGCTTCAAAGGAGCCCTGATTGAAAGAACGTAAACTGGCAAGCCCCGAGGGGTATGATTCCTCGTCCCAGCGGGTTTTGGCATACTTCGCCGCGCAGCTCGACGACCAGTTGCGACGGCTGGAAGACTCGGTCGCCGAACTAGACACAAGACACCTTGAGTGGCAGCCGCACCCGGGAGTGAACACTATCGGGATGCTCCTGGCCCATTTGGCGGTGGCGGAGGTCTACTGGATAAACGTCGCCCCCGCCCAGATGCCGCTCACACCCGACGGCGATAACCTGATCCTTGAAACTATTGGCATCCGCATGGATGACGACGGCCTGCCGCTGGCCGCCGACGGGTGCCACCCGGCTACGCTATCCGGCAAGAGCCTCTCCGATTACCTGGCGATGCTCGATAAAACTCGCGCGTCGACACACGCCACGCTCCGGACCTGGCGCGATGCTGACCTCGACACCGGCTACCGATTGAGGGACATGTCGGTAACGCCTGCCTGGACGCTCTACCACGTACTCGAGCACCTCGCCGGGCATTTCGGACAGATCCTGGTTTTGAAGCATCTCATGCGGGATGCGGGGGTGCTGGAGAAAAAGCCGGAGTGAGCCGTGACGCGGAGAGGACCTTATCCGACAACCTGCATTCTCGGTCTGTCGAGTTGCTTCTTTCCTTTATGTACCAGAAGATGAAGAATGATCGAAGCATCCTGTCTGGAAATGTTCACTATACTGTACCCGGATTCATAACCAAGGCCGCTCTCCCCTTGGCGGCACCACATGCACCTGACGTCAAGTACAAGGTACTCTCGCTGAAACACCTGCTCCGGCAATTTCACGCGGCAATGGAGCACCGTATCTTTATCGACCGGCTTAGGGGTAATGATTCGAATTCCGCTGAGGCTGAAATCGGCCAGTTCGCCGATCTGGCGATAACTGTTCCGTTCGAAGACCGGCAGGGGACGATCGAGTTCGTATCTATCTGATTTCCTCCGGTTCCTTTTTTCCACTGTCTTGGCATCGGGGAGGTCCTCTTCGCCCCAGAACCTTAACTTTAGACCGAGAATCAGGTACGAGATAAGAACCGCGTCGATTCCAGTAACTGTTAACCGGTACCCCGATTCCCATCTATCCTCCTTGACGTTCTTCCTGCACCAGCGACACTCGGCATCGAAGATGATTTCGTCGCGTCCCATTATCTGGTCCACCAACTGGACTGCGCAACGACGAGTGCCGGACACCTTGACAGGCCCCGGCGTAATCAGCATGGCCCCGTCGGATGACAGGTTTACAAGTCGCCCAAGGAGTTCTCTCGTAGAATGATCGTGGACTTTCAGATACTTCCTTGAACTATGGCGCTCGTTCTTTCTTCGCTCGCCCGACATGATACCTCCAAGATCGCTTCCCTTATCTTCTCTCGAGGTCTATTGTATATTGTATCGGCCAATTGGGACTAAAGTGGATGTCCGCACCCCAAAGCGAGTCCGGGGAAGGACCTGCTTTTCGGCGACATGAACGGATCGTCGATTCAACATTGGATTTCGCGCCGATCCCTGATCCAATGCCGGGGGGCTGATTAAGTATTTATGCGGCAACAGCTTATTCGTCGGCTCGGAGCGATCAGCAATCTGAGCGTAAACGGGCCGGGGTCCTTACTATAGACCGCCCGGCACCCCACCCCATTTGAATTGGATCAGACTGTTCCCGAGGATGGCAGGGACCCGGGCGGCAGATCAACTTCGCGCGTTCGGTGGCCGGTGTCGTGGGGTTGATCCTCCGGGACCCACGGCGGCAGAAGTTTGGCAAGTATCCACAAGAATAGCACCGGCAGCAGAAGCAGGATTACTGCGGCAAGTAGACCCTCGATTCCAAAGAACTCCAGCTTATAGGTAGTGAGTCCGCGAAGCGATTTTGAGAACAACTGCCCGCCGATTACCACATTCCAGCGTGTGGCGAAGATGCCTACCTGAACCAGAATAGCCGCAATAAAGTAGAACATCCGCCGCATCTCGTCCGGCAGCCGGCCAAACCGCGCAAAAATCAGAGTAAGAACCGGCAGCGCCGATCCGATCAGAAGCTGCGTTACAATCAAACTGATGAACAGCCGGCTGCTGATCATCTTTGACAAGATTTCGATTGATTCCTCCGACTCATATAGCCGGTGTATGAAATCGAGCATCTCCAGCGACAGGTCAATAATCATCGCGTACAACAAGAGCTCGGCCAGCTTATTCAGGCAGGGCATACTGATGCGCCGCCACCGCACCAGCGAGGTAATGACATAGACCAGCAAAACCAGCGCAATACCGGAGACAATCGCCGAGAAGAGAAACACGATCGGCATGAGCACCGAGCTCCACCAGGGGTTGGCTTTTACCGACCCGAAGATAAAGCCTACATACCCGTGCAAGAGAAAGGCCGATGGAATGCCCAAGACAGTGATGAACTTGCATGCCTTCTGGTCGAAGGCAATCGCCCTTTCAGAGATGTCGGTCACGCCGAGCGTGAGAACCTTATATACATACTTGATTAGCCCCTTTTTATCGCGTGACCAGATCACGATATCCTTGCGGTAGTCAAACCAGATCTCGAGAAGCAACACTACCATCAGATACCATGCATAGACAAAACCGAACATGGCCATCGCTGACGACGTGTGCGGAGTCAAAAACATCTCAGGCGAGCGCTCGGGGTGCCCCAGGTGCGCCATCAGCGGCAGGGGCGCGGCAATCAGGAAGGCGAGCGACGTGATCAGGGCCAGACGATAGATCGGCTGCAGGACCTTAACGTTGAAAACTTTTTCCAGCGACGCCAGGATAAACGCGCCTGCCACCAGACCGGTCAAATACGGATAGAGCACGATATGAATCGACCAGTGAAGTTCGTACTCATTCGGGTAGATATACCCCTCGGCCCCGGGGATAGTCAGCAGCAGCAACGGCAGGATCGGGGTCATGGTCAGATCACCTCTCCGTCGGCGCCGGCGTAATACACTTTCGGCTCCGTGTTGAGATAAGGCTTGAGCTGGGTAATCTCATTGAACCGGAGGAACCGGTGGAGCGGCGAGCTCTTGTGGCCGATCTCGCCAAAAACCCGCGCCTGGGTGGGACAGACCTCCACACAGGCCGGTAACAGGCCCTCGCGAAGGCGGTGGTAACAAAACGTGCACTTGTCCGCGACTTGCTTCTCCGGATGCAGGTAGCGTGCCCCATACGGACACGCCTGGATACAGTAGCGACACCCCACACAGTAGCTCTCGTCAACCAACACGACTCCGTCGCGGCTTAGAAACGTCGCCCCTACGGGACAGACCTGGACACAAGGTGCCTTCACGCAGTGGTTGCAGAGTTTCGGCACAAAGAACGACCGAAGGATATCAGTGTCATCAGGCAACGCCGGGAAGCCGTCGATTCCGCCATTGGGGCTGTCCACGTGGGCCTCTCGATCGGTAGTGACTACATACCGTTCGACCCAACTCCGAAAGAAGTGCTCGTCGCGTGGGACATTATTCTCCGACTTGCAGGCGTCGGCACACCGCCCGCACCCGATACACTTGTGGATGTCGATACCCATCGCGTAGTTATGCTGCTCAGGGTCGTACCCGCCCGGCTCGTCGGCGCCGGCTTTACCCGGTTTAGCCAGAGCGAAAAAGGCGATTAGGCCCGGTAACTTGGCCGAGAGGTTTTGCAGAAACGTCCTGCGGGCCATGCCCGGCGACCGTGATTCCGGCCGCGAGTTTGTCATTAATTGGCCTCCGGATGGTGCGGGTAGTGGCAATCCCAGCATAAATACCGCTCCCCGTGAGACTCAAAATTGATTGTGGGTGCCTCGAACTTGGCCGTCCCGCTCTCGCTGTGGCACGGGGCGCAGGTGCCGGGGTCGGTCGGTTTGAGCGCCCGGGCCGACCGCGGCGATAACAGGTGCTCGTTGGGTACAGAATGACACTGCGTACACGCCAGCATGGTGTGCGGCGAGACCATCTTGTCGTTGGCGATCTCCCGATGGCAAGCGTCGCACTCCTCCGGCGTGCGCGGCAGAGTCGGTGCGTGTGGATCGTGGCAGGCGATGCAGGGACGGCCCGGATTATGGCGGTCGGAGAGAATCTGCGGGAAGCCGGATGGGCGCGACGGGTTATAACCATGACACAAGGGACAGTATCCGCGCCCGCGCGGGATCTGCGGTGATACCTCGTCCGGCGCGTCGACATGCCCCGCAGCCGGACCGTGGCAGGCTTCGCAGGCTACCCCCTGGTGGTGCGAGTCAGACTTGAGCGCGACGATATCATCGTGGCAGTCCTCGCACGCTTTCGCGCCAGCATACACAATCGGTTGGGCGGCGATCTCGTCAACTGAATTGGCCCGGTATGGGCCGTAATCCCCGAAGGTCTCCGGAACGAGAAAGGCCCTGGCGACCAGCAACGCTGTCATCGCCAGTACGAAAAGCACCGCCAAAGGGACAAGTTGAGCGGGAAACTTGTGCCGGAACATTGTTTTGTCTTGCCTAAAAACCAGATCGCGTTACTTTATAAGAAAACCACTTAGACCGTAGTAGTCAAGTTTCAACATTACTTTGAGGCCGCCTGGGCCGACAAAACCCCGCAGCGAGTGGCGCGGACGCAGCGGCCTGACCTCGCAGTAACTGAGTCAGTAGAACGAACGATGGCGCAGGTTATGGACTCCTAACCGAATCGAAAGGACGGTTCCTGATGAGTCCCTGGCTTCTTATCATAGTTGTCTTGCTTGTGGCGTTTACACTTGCGGCTGCGGTACTGGCGGTGCCGGTCCTTCGCGACCTGTACCGGCATCAGAAAGGGCGCATTGAGGGGTCGAAAGAGCCGGAAAACGGGGGGTAGGGCACCAGGGTTTCGTGCAGCGTGTCGAACGTGGTGGATGAGGACGTCCACTACGCACTAAGCAGTGCCCGGCCTCGCGCAGAAGCGCGGGATCCTCATCTGCCGGCAGAAAGCAGTTCCTCACGCAAGGGCGACATACTTCCCACCCGCAAGCGGGTGGGCCACCAGGGTGGAGACGGTACGTTTCAGTTGGCGTAACACTTTGGCGCGGGCGTTTGGCCGTACCATCTGTTTGCGTCCGAACTGGACGGCGACGGTGATATTGACCTGGCAATCGCAAATTACACTACGAGTACGATATCGATTCTACTAAACCTTACTGCCCTGCCACCCAAGGATGTCTTTGTCGATATCAAGCTCGGCTCCTGTCCTAATCCGCTCAACGTCAAAGAAACCACCAGCGCAGGAGATACTGGCCGCAGTGGCGTGATTGAATTCTAAGGCCGCGGGGTGAGCAGGTATCCAATACTACCCCGGCCGGGGTGAGGCGCCCGGCCGGGGCCCGAAAGGAAACAGCATGCTACAAGCAGTCCGGCAGACCGAGGGTCTGTCCGGTAATAAAGAGATAGTCGATCAGGACCGTGATATCGCCAATCGTAACGTCATCACAGACAGCGCCAGGACCGCCCGACTGATTGATGTCGGCCTCCGTCATGCAGTTGAGGATACCGACACACGATCCGGTGATAAACTTGGCGTCGATCATCGT
It encodes the following:
- a CDS encoding DinB family protein; amino-acid sequence: MKERKLASPEGYDSSSQRVLAYFAAQLDDQLRRLEDSVAELDTRHLEWQPHPGVNTIGMLLAHLAVAEVYWINVAPAQMPLTPDGDNLILETIGIRMDDDGLPLAADGCHPATLSGKSLSDYLAMLDKTRASTHATLRTWRDADLDTGYRLRDMSVTPAWTLYHVLEHLAGHFGQILVLKHLMRDAGVLEKKPE
- a CDS encoding PilZ domain-containing protein; the encoded protein is MSGERRKNERHSSRKYLKVHDHSTRELLGRLVNLSSDGAMLITPGPVKVSGTRRCAVQLVDQIMGRDEIIFDAECRWCRKNVKEDRWESGYRLTVTGIDAVLISYLILGLKLRFWGEEDLPDAKTVEKRNRRKSDRYELDRPLPVFERNSYRQIGELADFSLSGIRIITPKPVDKDTVLHCRVKLPEQVFQREYLVLDVRCMWCRQGESGLGYESGYSIVNISRQDASIILHLLVHKGKKQLDRPRMQVVG
- the nrfD gene encoding NrfD/PsrC family molybdoenzyme membrane anchor subunit, with amino-acid sequence MTPILPLLLLTIPGAEGYIYPNEYELHWSIHIVLYPYLTGLVAGAFILASLEKVFNVKVLQPIYRLALITSLAFLIAAPLPLMAHLGHPERSPEMFLTPHTSSAMAMFGFVYAWYLMVVLLLEIWFDYRKDIVIWSRDKKGLIKYVYKVLTLGVTDISERAIAFDQKACKFITVLGIPSAFLLHGYVGFIFGSVKANPWWSSVLMPIVFLFSAIVSGIALVLLVYVITSLVRWRRISMPCLNKLAELLLYAMIIDLSLEMLDFIHRLYESEESIEILSKMISSRLFISLIVTQLLIGSALPVLTLIFARFGRLPDEMRRMFYFIAAILVQVGIFATRWNVVIGGQLFSKSLRGLTTYKLEFFGIEGLLAAVILLLLPVLFLWILAKLLPPWVPEDQPHDTGHRTREVDLPPGSLPSSGTV
- a CDS encoding 4Fe-4S dicluster domain-containing protein, which translates into the protein MTNSRPESRSPGMARRTFLQNLSAKLPGLIAFFALAKPGKAGADEPGGYDPEQHNYAMGIDIHKCIGCGRCADACKSENNVPRDEHFFRSWVERYVVTTDREAHVDSPNGGIDGFPALPDDTDILRSFFVPKLCNHCVKAPCVQVCPVGATFLSRDGVVLVDESYCVGCRYCIQACPYGARYLHPEKQVADKCTFCYHRLREGLLPACVEVCPTQARVFGEIGHKSSPLHRFLRFNEITQLKPYLNTEPKVYYAGADGEVI